Proteins encoded within one genomic window of Oryza glaberrima chromosome 12, OglaRS2, whole genome shotgun sequence:
- the LOC127756636 gene encoding disease resistance protein RGA5-like, giving the protein MAPAVSASQGVIMRSLTSKLDSLLLQPPEPPPPAQPSSLRKGERKKILLLRGDLRHLLDDHYLLVEPPSDTAPPPDSTVACWAKEVRELSYDVDDFLDELTTQLLHHRGGGDGSSTAGAKKMISSMIARLRGELNRRRWIADEVTLFRARVKEAIRRHESYDLGRRTSSSRPREEDDDDDREDSAGNERRRFLSLTFGMDDAAVHGQLVGRDISMQKLVRWLADGEPKLKVASVVGSGGVGKTTLATEFYRLHGRRLDAPFDCRAFVRTPRKPDMTKILTDMLSQLRPQHQHQSSDVWEVDRLLETIRTHLQDKKYFIIIEDLWASSMWDIVSRGLPDNNSCSRILITTEIEPVALACCGYNSEHIIKIDPLGDDVSSQLFFSGVVGQGNEFPGYLTEVSHDIIKKCGGLPLAITITARHFKSQLLDGMQQWNHIQKSLTTSNLKKNPTLQGMRQVLNLIYNNLPHCLKACLLYLSIYKEDYIIRKANLVRQWMAEGFINSIENKVMEEVAGNYFDELVGRGLVQPVDVNCKNEVLSCVVHHMVLNFIRCKSIEENFSITLDHSQTTVRHSDKVRRLSLHFSNAHDTTPLAGLRLSQVRSMAFFGQVKCMPSIADYRLLRVLILCFWADQEKTSYDLTSISELIQLRYLKITGNITVKLPEKIQGLQHLQTLEADARATAVLLDIVHTQCLLHLRLVLLDLLPHCHRYIFNSIPKWTGKLNNLCILNIAVMQISQDDLDTLKGLGSLTALSLLVRTAPAQRIVAANEGFGSLKYFMFVCTAPCMTFVEGAMPSVQRLNLRFNANEFKQYDSKETGFEHLVALAEISARIGGTDDDESNKTEVESALRTAIRKHPTPSTLMVDIQWVDWIFGAEGRDLDEDLAQQDDNGFCMLPESSSRLQSRDISIEEDMPTGAEGTVIVPHTMEQFALHMSQAKQSHKLVVIQFTTSRCPASRYIAPAFTEYAKEFAGAVFIKVNVDSDELESVTDWYDIEGIVPTFFFVKDGEKIDKIPGANKELLRAKIQRHTASPYFLR; this is encoded by the exons ATGGCGCCGGCTGTCAGTGCATCGCAGGGTGTCATCATGCGGTCCCTGACGAGCAAGCTCgactcgctgctgctgcagccgccggagccgccgccgcctgcgcaaCCGTCGTCGCTgcggaagggggagaggaagaagatcctCCTCCTCAGAGGCGATCTCCGACACCTGCTAGATGACCACTACCTCCTCGTGGAGCCGCCGTCAGacaccgcgccaccgccagaCTCGACGGTGGCGTGCTGGGCGAAGGAGGTTCGCGAGCTCTCCTACGACGTCGACGACTTCCTCGACGAGCTAACGACCcagctcctccaccaccgcggcggcggcgatggcagtAGCACTGCTGGTGCCAAGAAGATGATCAGCAGCATGATCGCCCGGCTTCGAGGGGAGCTtaaccggcggcggtggatcgcCGACGAGGTCACCCTGTTCAGGGCCCGCGTGAAGGAGGCCATTCGCCGCCACGAGAGCTACGATCTTGGCAGGCGCACCTCGAGCTCGAGGCCgagagaagaagacgacgacgacgatcgcgAGGACTCCGCCGGCAACGAACGCCGCCGGTTTCTGTCGCTGACGTTCGGGATGGACGACGCTGCTGTGCACGGCCAGCTCGTTGGTAGGGATATTTCGATGCAAAAGCTCGTCCGGTGGCTGGCCGACGGCGAGCCGAAGCTCAAGGTGGCTTCCGTTGTTGGATCCGGAGGTGTTGGCAAGACGACGCTGGCCACAGAATTCTATCGTCTGCATGGCCGGCGGTTGGATGCGCCGTTCGACTGCCGGGCTTTCGTGCGGACGCCCCGGAAGCCTGACATGACGAAGATCCTCACCGACATGCTGTCACAGCTGCGGCCACAACATCAGCATCAGTCTTCGGATGTTTGGGAGGTTGATCGACTCCTTGAAACTATCCGGACGCATTTGCAAGATAAAAA GTACTTCATCATAATTGAAGATTTATGGGCTTCATCAATGTGGGATATTGTTAGCCGTGGTTTGCCTGATAATAATAGTTGCAGTAGAATACTAATAACAACAGAAATTGAACCTGTAGCTTTGGCATGCTGTGGATATAACTCAGAGCACATTATTAAGATTGATCCACTGGGTGATGATGTCTCAAGTCAATTGTTTTTCAGTGGAGTTGTTGGCCAAGGAAATGAATTTCCTGGATATCTTACTGAAGTTTCTCAtgacataataaaaaaatgtggtGGCTTGCCACTAGCAATAACTATAACAGCCAGACATTTTAAAAGCCAGCTGTTAGATGGAATGCAGCAATGGAATCACATACAAAAATCATTGACTACTTCcaatttgaagaaaaatcctACTTTGCAGGGGATGAGGCAAGTACTCAACCTTATTTACAATAATCTTCCTCATTGTTTGAAAGCATGTCTGTTATACCTTAGCATCTACAAAGAGGACTACATAATTAGGAAGGCCAACTTGGTGAGGCAATGGATGGCTGAAGGTTTCATCAATTCCATAGAAAATAAAGTCATGGAAGAAGTTGCAGGGAACTATTTTGATGAACTTGTTGGTAGGGGCCTGGTCCAACCAGTAGATGTTAACTGCAAAAATGAGGTATTGTCATGTGTAGTGCACCACATGGTATTAAATTTCATCAGGTGTAAGTCAATAGAGGAGAATTTCAGCATTACATTGGATCATTCTCAGACGACAGTAAGACATTCTGACAAGGTTCGCCGACTCTCTCTTCACTTTAGCAATGCACATGATACAACACCACTAGCAGGTTTGAGACTCTCACAAGTTCGATCGATGGCATTTTTCGGACAAGTCAAGTGTATGCCTTCCATTGCAGATTATAGGCTTCTTCGAGTTCTGATTCTTTGTTTTTGGGCTGATCAAGAGAAAACAAGCTATGACCTCACAAGCATTTCTGAACTGATACAACTGAGATATCTGAAGATAACAGGTAATATCACAGTTAAACTTCCAGAGAAGATCCAAGGACTACAACACTTGCAGACACTGGAAGCAGATGCAAGAGCAACTGCTGTCCTATTGGATATTGTTCATACACAGTGTTTGTTGCACCTTCGTCTTGTACTACTTGATCTGCTCCCTCACTGTCACAGGTACATCTTCAACAGCATCCCCAAATGGACTGGAAAGCTCAACAATCTCTGCATTTTAAACATTGCAGTCATGCAAATTTCCCAGGATGACCTTGACACTCTCAAAGGACTGGGATCTCTCACTGCTCTTTCGCTGCTTGTTCGAACAGCGCCTGCACAAAGAATCGTCGCGGCGAATGAGGGGTTCGGGTCTCTCAAGTACTTCATGTTTGTCTGTACAGCACCATGCATGACTTTTGTGGAAGGAGCAATGCCGAGTGTGCAAAGGTTAAATCTAAGGTTCAATGCCAACGAGTTCAAGCAGTATGACTCTAAGGAGACAGGGTTTGAACACTTGGTCGCCCTTGCAGAGATCTCTGCAAGAATTGGGGGCActgatgatgatgaatcaaACAAAACTGAAGTGGAGTCTGCCTTGAGGACTGCAATTCGCAAGCATCCGACGCCGAGCACTCTTATGGTTGATATACAATGGGTGGATTGGATCTTTGGTGCCGAAGGGAGAGACTTGGATGAAGATTTGGCACAACAAGATGATAACGG GTTTTGTATGCTACCGGAATCCTCTTCACGTCTTCAGAGTAGAG ATATAAGTATCGAAGAAGACATGCCCACCGGTGCGGAAGGGACGGTGATTGTGCCCCACACAATGGAGCAGTTCGCCCTCCACATGAGCCAAGCCAAGCAATCCCACAAGCTCGTAGTCATCCAGTTCACTACTTCCAGGTGCCCTGCTTCACGCTACATCGCGCCAGCTTTCACCGAGTATGCGAAGGAGTTCGCCGGTGCAGTTTTCATTAAGGTCAATGTCGACAGCGATGAGCTGGAGAGTGTTACGGACTGGTATGACATCGAAGGGATAGTGCCAACATTTTTCTTCGTCAAGGATGGGGAGAAGATTGACAAGATTCCTGGTGCTAACAAGGAGTTGCTCCGAGCCAAGATTCAAAGGCACACAGCTTCTCCTTACTTCCTCCGTTGA